Genomic window (Sphingobium cloacae):
ACGCGCGGCCGATGGTCCCGTCGCCGGGGATCACGCGGATCGAGAAAAGCCCGCCGAAGAACCGGCGACACCGTCCTTCCTCGAACGGCGCGGGGTTGCGTTCGATGAGATCGCGCGCACCGTCAAGCGCCTCACCATTCGCCTGAAGCCGTCGGAATGCTCGATCTGGCCAGGCAATGCGCGCGACTATGCGGCGCTTAGCTATGACCGCTGCGCCTCCCTGATTGAATCGATCAGGGAGGAAGGAACCAATCGCGAACCGGTGGTCGTCAGGCGAACCCCCAATGCCGAACAGCCCTATGAGCTGATCGTCGGCACACGTCGTCATTTTTCGATCTCCTGGCTCCATGCGAACAACCATAGCGAGATCGAACTCGTAGCCCGGATCGAAACGCTCGATGACGAAGGCGCCTTCCGTCTCGCGGACCTGGAAAACCGGGAGCGCGAGGACGTCACCGATCTCGAGCGGGCCCGAAATTATCGGCACGCGGTGGAAGCCTATTATAAGGGCGTCAGGGCGCAGATGGCCGAGCGCCTGGCGATCCCCAAGCAGAATCTTCACAATCTGCTGCAACTCGCCGAACTCCCCGACGAGGTGGTGAGCGCATTTGCGGAACCAGGCGACCTGAAGGTCCGTCACGGCATGCGCCTGTCGCCGCTCATCAAGGATGAGCGCTATCGCGACGCCATTCTCGGTGAGGCGGCCATAATCGCCGCCGAGCAGAAAGAGCTGCTGGCCGCCGGCGCGGAAAAGATCGAGGGCAGCAAAGTCTGCGAACGCCTGGCCGCGGCCGTGACACCTTCCAGGCCTGCGCCTTCGCCAAAGGCGAAGCCGGCTCTGACGGCAGCTTCGGGCAAGGAGATCGGACAAGTTCTCGCCGATACCAAGGCGAAGGGCATCACGATCAACATCAATCCAAAAGGCCGCGCATCGGTCGATGAGATTCTGGACGCACTGCGTCCGGTCATCGAGAGCGCGAGATTTGCGCGATAATGAGAATCCACAATAAATCTTTTATTTTCAAATCGTTATGATGGAGTAAAACGCGTTTTACGCGTGTTGCAGGACATGAGATGCCACAGGACTACCGCGAAGACGGTCAAGTAGACCTCTTTCTGCCGCAACTGACGGCACTGCCGCTTCGCGACCAGCGCGAAACGATGGAACGCCCATTCTTTTCCCTGTCCAAGCGCAAGCGCCTGAAGCCGATCGACTATGTCAGTCCGGACCGAAAAGTTACCGTCCATGTTTCGGCCAACTCGGAATATGGCCTCGCCACGATCTACGATCTCGACATCCTGATCTACTGCGCCTCGGTGCTCATCGAACATAAGCGCCGCGGTGCGAACGACATTCCGCAAACCTTGAACGTCGTGCCCTACGACATGCTCAGGACACTCAAACGCGAGGTCGGCGGCCGAGCCTATGACTTGCTGGGCAATGCGCTTGACCGTCTGCAGTCAACCACGGTGAAGACCAATATCCGCTCGGGCGACGCTGTCGAAACCACTTTCTCCTGGATCGACAGCTACAGTCAGCTCAAGGACCGCACGGGCAACGTGCGAGGTATGCGCATCACCCTCGCCAAGTGGTTTTACGACGGCGTGCTGATGGAAGGCGGCGTCCTCGCGATCGATCCCGCCTATTTCTCGCTCACCGGGGGGAGAGAACGCTGGCTGTACCGGGTTGCGCGC
Coding sequences:
- a CDS encoding ParB/RepB/Spo0J family partition protein, translated to MSSAGGRRRSLLANAIESIGTTPPPTRAADGPVAGDHADREKPAEEPATPSFLERRGVAFDEIARTVKRLTIRLKPSECSIWPGNARDYAALSYDRCASLIESIREEGTNREPVVVRRTPNAEQPYELIVGTRRHFSISWLHANNHSEIELVARIETLDDEGAFRLADLENREREDVTDLERARNYRHAVEAYYKGVRAQMAERLAIPKQNLHNLLQLAELPDEVVSAFAEPGDLKVRHGMRLSPLIKDERYRDAILGEAAIIAAEQKELLAAGAEKIEGSKVCERLAAAVTPSRPAPSPKAKPALTAASGKEIGQVLADTKAKGITININPKGRASVDEILDALRPVIESARFAR
- a CDS encoding replication initiator protein A, which encodes MPQDYREDGQVDLFLPQLTALPLRDQRETMERPFFSLSKRKRLKPIDYVSPDRKVTVHVSANSEYGLATIYDLDILIYCASVLIEHKRRGANDIPQTLNVVPYDMLRTLKREVGGRAYDLLGNALDRLQSTTVKTNIRSGDAVETTFSWIDSYSQLKDRTGNVRGMRITLAKWFYDGVLMEGGVLAIDPAYFSLTGGRERWLYRVARKHAGGAGTDGFAISMPTLFEKSGAEGDYRRFKFEMTKIVRENALPGYALELELRAEAEPFLRMVRRNLTSEPGAPSPALVQTAPTPGRATPSAQDKAIDEPPIAFPEYGHIAHSAFGAIARANLPEPQRDHGMVADDFRSFLRQREIAYDARNITQIFATFCSKQRAAL